A region from the Corynebacterium halotolerans YIM 70093 = DSM 44683 genome encodes:
- the rnpA gene encoding ribonuclease P protein component, with protein sequence MLPKSHKFTSPSEFTRTIKRGRRAGSRTVVVHLWDHATEADNEDPATCGGPRFGLIVSKAVGNAVIRHRASRRLRHVCAGLVDELPATMNVVIRALPRAGDATSEQLGHDIRRALAKLGVGDRERRS encoded by the coding sequence TTGCTTCCGAAGTCGCACAAGTTCACCTCACCGTCCGAGTTCACCCGGACGATCAAGCGTGGACGCCGCGCCGGAAGCCGGACAGTGGTCGTACACCTGTGGGACCACGCGACTGAGGCCGACAACGAGGACCCCGCCACCTGTGGCGGCCCCCGTTTCGGCCTCATCGTGTCGAAGGCCGTCGGGAACGCGGTGATCCGTCACCGCGCCTCCCGGCGGCTTCGTCATGTCTGCGCCGGGCTCGTCGATGAACTGCCGGCCACCATGAACGTCGTCATCCGCGCGCTGCCGCGCGCGGGTGACGCGACCTCGGAGCAGCTGGGGCACGACATCCGGCGCGCGCTCGCCAAACTGGGGGTGGGTGACCGTGAGCGGCGTTCATGA
- the rpmH gene encoding 50S ribosomal protein L34, with protein MAKGKRTFQPNNRRRARVHGFRTRMRTRAGRAIVSARRRKGRAKLTA; from the coding sequence GTGGCAAAGGGCAAGCGGACGTTCCAGCCGAATAACCGTCGTCGCGCACGCGTGCACGGCTTCCGTACCCGTATGCGTACCCGCGCCGGCCGTGCGATTGTGTCGGCCCGTCGTCGTAAGGGTCGCGCCAAGCTGACCGCGTAA